The following proteins are co-located in the Vanessa cardui chromosome 15, ilVanCard2.1, whole genome shotgun sequence genome:
- the LOC124535901 gene encoding uncharacterized protein LOC124535901, which yields MKRSYTEPTIPCRLVTDKDQYKHPASLPLEMSRVEPFRKDIEPLDTTYDGFEKYLDPYLTTNRLHHRPFTSDVLNRSSNSKDILTYYIFSNTPWVRSPKPNIEEWQLPLSKPKPLFDKEKFKDEFREIRTHNKSNWVPRTFCTEARDNYTQQNSRPESRIHNYEEEVRSEYQRSIANLETCTQHEQSAMKYLNTTESSHIGSKKPICSVIDQYFEKNKKITEGAGNPSKNEKC from the exons ATGAAACGTTCATATACGGAACCCACAATACCGTGTAGATTGGTTACCGACAAGGACCAATACAAGCATCCCGCTTCCTTGCCGCTCGAAATG TCGAGAGTTGAACCCTTTCGTAAAGATATCGAGCCGCTGGATACAACATACGATggtttcgaaaaatatttagatCCTTATTTGACAACTAATAGATTACATCATAGACCGTTTACATCTGATGTATTGAACAGGTCATCGAACTCGAAGGATATTCttacgtattatattttttcaaatactcCTTGG GTGCGTTCACCAAAACCGAATATCGAAGAGTGGCAACTTCCGCTCAGTAAACCTAAACCCCTTTTcgataaagaaaaatttaaagatgaATTTCGTGAAATTAGAACTCACAATAAGTCAAACTGGGTACCCAG GACATTTTGTACCGAAGCAAGAGATAACTATACACAACAAAACTCTCGACCCGAATCGCGAATACATAACTACGAAGAGGAAGTCAGATCTGAATATCAACGTTCGATCGCAAATTTAGAAACGTGCACGCAACACGAACAATCtgctatgaaatatttaaatacaactgAAAGCTCTCACATCGGTTCTAAAAAGCCGATATGTTCAGTAATAGACCAATACtttgaaaagaataaaaaaata ACGGAGGGTGCGGGAAACCCCTCCAAAAACGAAAAATGTTGA